The following are encoded together in the Triticum dicoccoides isolate Atlit2015 ecotype Zavitan chromosome 6B, WEW_v2.0, whole genome shotgun sequence genome:
- the LOC119323490 gene encoding 30S ribosomal protein S21, chloroplastic-like — protein MAAPTGTSMLRALLQLPLAPFSGKSSAPSAVHMTARRAPTPVLAAKGYNVQIVVDENEGEDSIFRRFRREVMKAGLLQEIKRRRRHENTKDKKIRKAREAGRRNRRRRMMDDRRFPEDEGDSEAVRTRRDEDNDNWEVSGIL, from the exons ATGGCCGCCCCTACCGGCACTTCCATGCTAAGGGCCCTGCTCCAGCTTCCCCTGGCTCCGTTCTCGGGGAAGAGCTCCGCGCCTTCGGCGGTCCACATGACCGCCCGCCGCGCGCCGACGCCCGTGCTGGCCGCCAAGGGCTACAACGTGCAGATCGTGGTGGACGAGAACGAGGGGGAGGACTCCATCTTCCGGCGCTTCCGGCGGGAGGTGATGAAGGCCGGCCTGCTCCAGGAGATCAAGCGCCGCCGGCGGCACGAGAACACCAAGGACAAGAAGATCCGCAAGGCCCGCGAGGCCGGCCGCCGCAACCGCCGCAG GCGTATGATGGATGATCGTAGGTTCCCCGAAGATGAGGGAGACTCAGAGGCTGTGAGAACCCGCCGCGACGAGGACAACGACAACTGGGAGGTTAGCGGTATTCTGTGA
- the LOC119324961 gene encoding uncharacterized protein LOC119324961, which yields MARVSLMMLAAVVLACALLATRHADAAGAGAGAAAPAPGGFACNPLKDKTCKLGEPKAPEDTEEEGGLGTKLPSLTSVPIPGGGKVDRDGDGDTDEDDELPSFDTHMTILGH from the coding sequence ATGGCGCGCGTGTCCCTGATGATGCTCGCCGCCGTGGTGCTCGCGTGCGCGCTGCTCGCCACCAGGCATGCGGACGCCGCCGGGGCCGGGGCCGGCGCGGCGGCCCCCGCCCCCGGCGGCTTCGCGTGCAACCCGCTCAAGGACAAGACGTGCAAGCTGGGGGAACCCAAGGCGCCGGAGGACACGGAGGAGGAGGGCGGGCTCGGCACGAAGCTGCCGTCCCTGACGTCGGTCCCCATCCCGGGCGGCGGCAAGGTCGACCGCGACGGCGATGGAGACACCGACGAGGACGACGAGCTGCCGTCGTTCGACACCCACATGACCATCCTCGGCCACTGA